One segment of Capnocytophaga sp. oral taxon 878 DNA contains the following:
- a CDS encoding phosphoadenylyl-sulfate reductase: MREQLNTLYKELIHKNEVEGLAFLAEQFPNEIVFSTSFGLEDQAITHLILDNKLPISIFTLDTGRLFNETYSVWESTNERYNTFITPYYPETKRIEKYVETNGPLSFYRSVELRKECCHIRKVEPLTRALKGKKVWITGLRADQSNARKDLPILEWDDTYQLFKYNPLLHWTLADTQAFIKAHNIPYNVLHDKGFVSIGCAPCTRAIKEGEDFRAGRWWWESNSKKECGLHEHK; the protein is encoded by the coding sequence ATGAGAGAACAATTAAATACTCTTTATAAGGAGCTTATACATAAAAATGAGGTAGAAGGCTTAGCCTTTTTGGCAGAACAGTTTCCTAATGAAATAGTGTTCTCTACCAGTTTTGGATTAGAAGACCAAGCTATTACGCACCTCATTTTGGACAATAAACTTCCTATTAGTATTTTCACACTGGATACTGGTAGGCTTTTTAATGAAACCTACTCGGTGTGGGAGAGTACTAATGAGCGTTATAACACCTTTATCACTCCTTATTACCCTGAAACTAAGCGTATAGAAAAATATGTTGAAACTAATGGGCCATTGTCTTTTTACCGTTCGGTAGAACTGCGCAAGGAGTGTTGCCATATACGCAAAGTAGAGCCCCTAACAAGGGCACTTAAAGGTAAAAAAGTATGGATAACAGGCTTGCGAGCAGACCAAAGTAATGCACGTAAAGACCTTCCTATACTAGAGTGGGACGATACCTACCAACTATTTAAGTACAACCCTCTGCTACATTGGACGCTTGCAGATACTCAAGCCTTTATTAAAGCTCATAACATTCCTTATAATGTTCTTCATGATAAAGGTTTTGTGAGTATAGGTTGCGCTCCTTGTACCCGTGCTATTAAAGAAGGGGAAGACTTTCGGGCTGGACGCTGGTGGTGGGAAAGCAACAGCAAAAAAGAATGCGGCTTACACGAACATAAATAG
- a CDS encoding metal-dependent transcriptional regulator, producing the protein MTLSEENYLKAIFHLFNENNEEVSTNAIAEAMATKASSVTDMLKKLADKKLINYRKYQGVTLTPKGRQKAIAIVRKHRLWEVFLVEKLHFSWDEVHEIAEELEHIQSDKLIERLDKFLGYPEKDPHGDPIPNKEGVIENSIKILLSDLNEGDKGVCAAVKNTSKEFLVYLNKMHIALGNEIEVISKEPFDNSMQILVSGKEVNLSAMVCRNIYING; encoded by the coding sequence ATGACCCTATCGGAAGAAAATTACTTAAAAGCTATCTTTCACCTCTTTAATGAAAATAATGAAGAGGTATCGACCAATGCTATAGCTGAGGCTATGGCAACTAAAGCCTCATCGGTTACTGATATGCTTAAAAAGTTGGCTGATAAGAAGCTGATTAACTACAGGAAGTACCAAGGAGTAACCCTTACCCCTAAAGGCAGACAAAAAGCAATAGCTATAGTGCGGAAACACCGTCTGTGGGAAGTGTTTTTGGTAGAAAAGCTTCATTTTTCATGGGATGAAGTGCATGAGATAGCGGAGGAATTAGAACACATACAATCGGACAAGCTTATAGAACGCCTTGATAAGTTTTTGGGTTACCCAGAGAAAGACCCTCATGGGGATCCGATTCCTAATAAGGAAGGGGTTATTGAGAACAGTATTAAGATCCTGCTTAGTGATCTTAATGAAGGAGATAAAGGAGTATGTGCAGCTGTAAAGAATACCTCTAAGGAGTTTTTGGTGTATCTGAATAAAATGCATATAGCCTTGGGCAATGAAATAGAGGTTATAAGCAAAGAACCTTTTGATAACTCAATGCAAATATTGGTTAGTGGTAAAGAAGTGAACCTCTCGGCTATGGTATGCCGGAATATATATATAAATGGTTAG
- a CDS encoding DUF3298 and DUF4163 domain-containing protein: MKKNTKNKIALILGIVSLVISGWLIYRYFYELRFEEKTIELTTEGCEENCLNINLNYLRCKGGSNFAKNFNAEIESQVANFLLSNEDTLQVDDISIEKALETFMTDYNTIHEHFPDIPAYELTLSDSIMWKNEKMLTLVSNRYSFTGGAQPVITKVFTHFALNDGSVITNENLFTDEKKVAEIAEKYVREAQKQSTIETLNDKGFWFEDNQFCLPKNIGVAADGLILFYEPFEIASYMNAPFEVKIPMNEISAYLAFKK, from the coding sequence ATGAAAAAGAATACTAAAAATAAAATAGCCCTTATCTTGGGTATAGTTTCTCTTGTAATAAGTGGATGGCTTATTTACCGTTATTTTTATGAGTTGCGTTTTGAAGAGAAAACTATAGAACTCACTACCGAAGGCTGTGAAGAAAACTGCTTGAATATTAACTTAAATTACTTGCGCTGCAAAGGAGGTAGTAACTTTGCTAAAAATTTTAATGCCGAGATTGAAAGCCAAGTAGCAAACTTTTTGTTAAGCAATGAAGATACCTTACAGGTAGATGATATCAGTATAGAAAAAGCGTTGGAAACTTTTATGACTGACTATAATACAATACACGAGCATTTTCCTGATATTCCTGCTTATGAACTCACCCTTAGTGATAGCATTATGTGGAAAAACGAGAAGATGCTTACCCTTGTATCTAATCGGTACTCTTTTACCGGAGGTGCACAACCTGTAATAACTAAAGTATTTACGCACTTTGCACTGAACGATGGTTCGGTTATTACGAATGAAAACCTTTTTACTGACGAGAAAAAGGTAGCTGAAATAGCTGAGAAATACGTTAGGGAAGCACAAAAACAATCGACTATTGAGACCCTTAATGATAAAGGCTTTTGGTTTGAAGATAACCAATTCTGCCTTCCTAAAAACATAGGGGTAGCTGCCGATGGGCTTATCCTCTTTTACGAGCCTTTTGAGATAGCATCGTATATGAATGCTCCTTTTGAGGTAAAAATACCAATGAACGAAATAAGTGCCTATTTGGCATTTAAAAAATAA
- a CDS encoding SPOR domain-containing protein, with product MKDLNVYIEDLLYKHPCVIIPKFGAFISNRKSAKMRDDKTFMPPKRELTFNPSLNQNDGLLIKYVSEQTGITYNLVEDYVNLVVEGWKNILQQNRPLTFERVGTFTLTPEKRITFAPEEDVNYLTDSFGMTPFIPHEVPGSDLKIAENQIKPTLNEPVLPPEEELVTTIESPITQIAPPAVTAPNGNKKKKSEKPSGESKVVRLKPYIKYSAVAAVGLVILAYGAYLFFSEKVVNEDANGAQFAVTDSLVQDRLNQKLSEAAVFTPPISMPVVAMPVEKVTPKPGAKPSNNQATNSTNSTAATTTNSAATTGQSTTVAQPSSKPATSASAGASSATGTKMTNSALAAKKYQVIAGAFREEKNAQKRVQELQKLGYKNAFVLGTNAKGLYQVSYGGYDSMDEAKLLQKEIKESKEEKNLEGGWILTH from the coding sequence ATGAAAGATTTAAATGTTTATATAGAAGACTTGCTCTATAAGCACCCTTGTGTTATTATACCTAAGTTTGGAGCATTTATTTCTAACCGGAAATCAGCCAAAATGAGAGATGACAAGACGTTTATGCCTCCTAAGCGGGAGCTTACGTTTAACCCGAGCCTAAATCAAAATGATGGCTTGCTAATAAAATATGTATCTGAACAAACAGGCATCACTTACAACTTGGTTGAAGATTATGTAAACCTTGTGGTAGAAGGGTGGAAGAATATCCTGCAACAGAACAGGCCTCTGACATTTGAAAGGGTAGGGACTTTCACTCTGACTCCTGAAAAGCGCATAACCTTTGCCCCAGAAGAAGATGTCAATTACTTAACTGATTCATTTGGTATGACACCCTTTATCCCTCACGAAGTACCAGGTTCTGATCTTAAGATAGCAGAGAACCAAATTAAACCAACCCTTAATGAACCTGTATTGCCGCCTGAAGAGGAGCTGGTGACTACTATTGAGAGTCCTATTACACAGATAGCGCCTCCTGCAGTTACGGCACCTAATGGCAATAAGAAGAAGAAAAGTGAAAAGCCATCGGGCGAAAGCAAAGTAGTACGCTTGAAGCCTTATATTAAATACTCGGCAGTGGCTGCGGTAGGTTTGGTTATTTTGGCTTATGGGGCTTATCTTTTCTTTAGTGAAAAGGTAGTGAATGAAGATGCTAATGGCGCTCAGTTTGCGGTTACTGATAGCCTTGTGCAAGATAGGCTAAACCAAAAGCTTAGTGAAGCGGCTGTATTTACTCCGCCTATTAGTATGCCGGTAGTAGCTATGCCTGTAGAAAAGGTAACTCCTAAGCCAGGGGCGAAGCCTTCTAACAATCAGGCTACCAATAGTACTAATAGCACTGCTGCAACTACTACCAATAGCGCTGCTACAACAGGGCAAAGTACTACAGTAGCACAGCCTAGCAGCAAGCCTGCTACAAGTGCTAGTGCAGGAGCCTCATCGGCTACTGGTACTAAAATGACTAATAGTGCCTTGGCAGCTAAAAAGTATCAGGTAATAGCAGGAGCCTTCCGTGAAGAGAAAAACGCACAAAAAAGAGTGCAGGAACTTCAGAAATTAGGTTATAAAAACGCTTTTGTTTTAGGAACGAATGCCAAAGGACTATACCAAGTAAGTTACGGTGGTTATGACAGTATGGACGAGGCTAAACTATTGCAGAAAGAGATTAAAGAATCCAAAGAAGAGAAGAACCTTGAAGGAGGCTGGATACTGACACACTAA
- a CDS encoding polymer-forming cytoskeletal protein: MFNNKERDNKKTMAVDNTSGSSNRIVAETKFKGDIISKSDFRIDGEVEGTFQTTGKLVVGRTGVVSGTITCENADIEGKVTGTIKINSILSLKSTAVIEGEVYVDKLSIEPGAVFNVTCSMKGNKNFLNEKQPQAQPIDEKAIK; the protein is encoded by the coding sequence ATGTTTAACAACAAAGAAAGAGATAATAAAAAAACTATGGCAGTAGATAACACTTCAGGAAGTAGCAACCGCATCGTTGCTGAAACCAAATTTAAAGGCGATATTATTTCTAAATCCGATTTCCGTATCGATGGCGAAGTCGAAGGCACTTTCCAAACCACAGGTAAGCTCGTAGTAGGGCGCACCGGCGTAGTAAGCGGTACCATAACTTGTGAAAATGCCGATATCGAAGGTAAAGTAACAGGCACTATCAAAATCAACAGCATCCTTAGCCTGAAATCAACCGCCGTAATCGAAGGAGAGGTTTATGTTGATAAACTTTCTATCGAACCAGGTGCCGTGTTCAATGTTACCTGCTCTATGAAAGGAAACAAAAACTTTTTAAATGAAAAACAGCCTCAAGCACAACCAATCGACGAAAAAGCAATTAAATAA